The Ornithinibacillus sp. 4-3 region TCAAGTTCCGAACAATCATCAGATTTGACAATCTATACAACTGTTTACCCACTTCAATATATTGTTGAAGAAATTGCAGGAGATACAATAACGGTTAATTCTGTTTTTCCACCAGGAGCAGATGGACATACATATGAGCCAACATCAAAAGAAATGACGGAATTTGCGAAAAGTGATGCTTTTATTTATATAGGTGAAGGAATGGAAGCTTTTGCCGAAAGTATTGCCGGTGCACTGGAAACACAGGATGTAAAGTTAATTGAAATTGGAAAACATGAAAAGCTTTTCCAAAAAGGAGCACATTCTCATAATCACGCTCATGGAGATGATGATCATGACCATGATTCTCACGGTCATGAAGAAGATGACCACGATCATGATGGACATGATCACGGAGATGTAGGTTCCGTTGAAATTGATGGATTAGCAGATCATTATCACACAGGTGATGAAATTCATTTAACAGCAACACCAACAGAAGCTACAGACCATGATCATTGGCATTGGTTTACCTTAGATCCTGATGCAGAGGAATGGGAAGTAGTGGAAGGGCAATCTACAGACCATTTTGAAGGGGAAGCAACAGTTTCAGATCAACAGATTAAAGCAGTGCTTTATGGAGATGATCATGATGTAGTAGCAGAATCAGAACCAATTACTATTCATATAGATGATCACGGCCATGACGACCATGCTCATGGAGACGATGACCATGACCATGATTCTCACGGTCATGAAGAAGATGACCACGATCATGATGCACACGGTCATGAAGAAGATGATCACGATCATGGCGCTCACGCACACGGAGATGTAGGTTCCGTTGAAATTGAGGGATTAGCAGGGCATTACCACACAGGTGATGAAATTCATTTAACAGCAACACCAGCAGAAGCAACAGATCACGATCACTGGCACTGGTTTACTTTAGATCCTGATGGAGAAGATTGGGAAGTAGTGGAAGGCCAAGCTACGGATCATTTTGAAGGAGAAGCGACTGTTGCAGATCAACAAATTAAAGCTGTGTTATATGGAGATGATCATGACGTAATAGCAGAGTCAGAACCAGTAACAATTGCTATTGATGATCACAGTGAACATGATCCACATATTTGGACAGATCCATTACGTGTGGTTCAAGTTGCTGAAATAGTGAAAGAAGAATTAATTGCTTTAAATCCAAGTGAAGAAGATCTTTATAATGAAAATTTTGAAGCATTAAAAGAGAAATTAATCGCATTAGATGAGAAGTTTACAAATCTTCTAGAACAGAAAGAAAATAAATATATTATTGTTCCACATGCAGCATTTGGTTATTGGGAAGAACGCTATGGTATCGAGCAAATCGCGATTAGTGGTTTATCTACAGAAGAAGAGCCTTCACAAAAAGCTTTAGTAGAAGTGATGACAGCAGCAGATGAACATGATATCGAATATATTTTATATGAACAAAATAGTGAAAATCGTTTATCCAAAGTTATTCAAGATGAAATTGGTGCTGAAGCGTTAACGATTCACAACTTAGAAGTAAGAACTGAAGAAGATATTGAAAATGAGAAAGATTATATTTCCTTAATGGAGGAAAACTTAGAAATATTAGATAAAGTAACAAAATAATTATTTTACTCTTTCCCCAAAGTGTATTTGCGCTTTGGGGAAAACATTTCACCTGAATGGTAAAAATTTTATGGAACAAATATATGAAAGAGAGAGGAAAATGTATATGACTAAACAAATCCCAGTTACCGTATTAAGTGGCTACTTAGGAGCAGGAAAAACAACATTACTAAATCATATTTTACATAATCGTCAAGGGCTTAAGGTTGCCGTGATTGTAAATGATATGAGTGAGATTAATATTGATAGTGAGCTTGTACAGAAACAAGGCGGATTTTCAAGAACGGAAGAAAAGCTAGTAGAAATGTCAAATGGGTGTATTTGCTGTACATTACGAGAAGATTTGCTGATTGAAGTAGAAAAATTAGCTAAGCAAGGTGATATTGATTATATCTTAATTGAATCTTCTGGAATAAGTGAACCAATTCCAGTTGCACAAACTTTCACCTATCTAGATGATGAGCTAGGTATTGATTTAAGTAGATTCTGTAGATTAGATACAATGGTGACAATCGTTGATGCAAATAGATTCTGGCATGATTTTGAATCAGGAGACTCGCTATTAGATAGAAAGGAAGCAGTTTCTGAATATGATGATCGTGATATAGCAGATTTACTAATTGATCAAATTGAGTTTTGTGATGTGTTAATTTTAAATAAATGTGATCTAGTGGAGCCAGAAAATCTGGATAAGTTAGAAAAGGTTATTAAGACATTACAGCCTACTGCCAAAATTATTCGCACTGTTAATTGTGATATAGATGCAAATGAAGTATTAAATACCAACTTATTTGATTTTGAAAAGGCAAGTAATTCTGCAGGCTGGTTACAAGAGCTAAACATGGGACCTCAAAATCATGTACCTGAAACGGAGGAGTACGGGATTTCCTCTTTTGTATATGAAAGAAGAATTCCTTTTCACACAGAGCGTTTCTACAACTGGTGCTGTCAAATGCCTACACAAATCGTTCGCTCAAAAGGTATTGTCTGGTGTGCAAGTAGAAATGATATAGCTCTATTATTATCTCAAGCAGGACCATCTGTTGGGATTGAGCCTCTTTCTTATTGGGTAGCATCACTAAG contains the following coding sequences:
- a CDS encoding metal ABC transporter solute-binding protein, Zn/Mn family, which produces MKSIKSVLILLFMGLLIVGCSSKEEESSSSEQSSDLTIYTTVYPLQYIVEEIAGDTITVNSVFPPGADGHTYEPTSKEMTEFAKSDAFIYIGEGMEAFAESIAGALETQDVKLIEIGKHEKLFQKGAHSHNHAHGDDDHDHDSHGHEEDDHDHDGHDHGDVGSVEIDGLADHYHTGDEIHLTATPTEATDHDHWHWFTLDPDAEEWEVVEGQSTDHFEGEATVSDQQIKAVLYGDDHDVVAESEPITIHIDDHGHDDHAHGDDDHDHDSHGHEEDDHDHDAHGHEEDDHDHGAHAHGDVGSVEIEGLAGHYHTGDEIHLTATPAEATDHDHWHWFTLDPDGEDWEVVEGQATDHFEGEATVADQQIKAVLYGDDHDVIAESEPVTIAIDDHSEHDPHIWTDPLRVVQVAEIVKEELIALNPSEEDLYNENFEALKEKLIALDEKFTNLLEQKENKYIIVPHAAFGYWEERYGIEQIAISGLSTEEEPSQKALVEVMTAADEHDIEYILYEQNSENRLSKVIQDEIGAEALTIHNLEVRTEEDIENEKDYISLMEENLEILDKVTK
- a CDS encoding GTP-binding protein, giving the protein MTKQIPVTVLSGYLGAGKTTLLNHILHNRQGLKVAVIVNDMSEINIDSELVQKQGGFSRTEEKLVEMSNGCICCTLREDLLIEVEKLAKQGDIDYILIESSGISEPIPVAQTFTYLDDELGIDLSRFCRLDTMVTIVDANRFWHDFESGDSLLDRKEAVSEYDDRDIADLLIDQIEFCDVLILNKCDLVEPENLDKLEKVIKTLQPTAKIIRTVNCDIDANEVLNTNLFDFEKASNSAGWLQELNMGPQNHVPETEEYGISSFVYERRIPFHTERFYNWCCQMPTQIVRSKGIVWCASRNDIALLLSQAGPSVGIEPLSYWVASLSKEEQERILKEEPEVLAEWDAEYGDRYTKLVFIGTNLEVELITKELDECLLTDEEINDDWDKVSDPFNWQLETR